CAGTTTTGAGGTTCTGAGTTTGAACCTTGATTTTAGGCTCCCTGTGTGAAtagtgcatgttctcctgcatgTCAATGTGAGTGTGCACTCGTAAATGGATCGATTTCGGATCGAACAAGAGAAAAGCACCGAATACCATCTAGACAGGTTTTGCGAAGCCTGGCGCTCAGCCCGCCCTGGATGATGGCGAAAAGGTTCTGCTTGTGCGGGTTACTGTTGGCGGCGATGCAACGATCCAACCAGCGAATGGATCTTTGCATGGCCTCCTCCACGCGCGGTCCCGTCACTGTGCTGCTCACCACGTCATCCAGCTGCATCATGATGTCCGAACCTGCGAGGGTCACAAACACAGGCGAGGCTACAATAAAATTCGGGCTATTCAAGAATCCGAAAACACCACCTCGACCTGTGCTTTCCGAACTTTACTGAgacacatttgacattttgaaaaataccaAACATACGTCCATTTGAGTGTAATTGCCTGGACACCAACTTATTGTAAAAattgattcatatatatatatatctatattttaacgaataaaacatttgttttaggCTTAACTcgtgtgtttaaaaaacatcaaaatgtttAATCGGTCTTGATCGTCAACAGTGGTCCTCCTCCCCCCTTCTCATGCAATGGATTATTCCATCTCCTCCCTGCGCATGTTCTGCCTTGACTCAGAAAGAGGACAGCAAAACAATCTTGCCAGCGCATAGCGAGGAAAATTCAATTATGCCAGTGGAGCGGAAGGTgagagggaaaacaaacaagctcTTGCCAGGAGGAGTAGCACTGCTGTCAAGTGTCAGCCGTAGAGAATGCAGTGGAGACGCAATCACTGACCGAGACTGTTCTGTATGGCGATGGACTTTTCCGGACTGAGGAGGATGGTTTCGCCGTCGTACGGGGACTTGAATGTGACCCCTTCCTCCGTTACCTCGGAGAGTTCAACGAGAGACACCATCTGGAAGCCTCCGCTGTCCTTCAAAGAAAACACAGTTGTACTTAAAACTATGGTCTCCTACTGCAAGTGTGAAAATGGAATATCACTTTAAAACGTTACCGTCAACAGATTATTTTTCCAGTTCATGAATCCGTGCAAACCATTGGCCTTTTCGATCAAATCAGGCCCCTTTGAATGCAGAACAAAATAAGGGAATTCAATCCAATTAGGATTTCATGTACAACAATAAAAagtatattcattcatgtaTCTATCTATGGCAGTGATGCAGAGCGACAGGAAGACCTGTTAAATGCGCCTTCACTTTAAGGCAGACTGTACAATAAACATGTGCAATCACTTTTTGTTTACAAGCAAGCATTGAGAGTGTTTCTAACGCAAaacgtgtgccttggctcagcgATGGTTGGGAAAAACTTTTCAAAGGGACGTCTTTGCATGCTGGGTGGCGATTCCGTACCGGCCTCATCCCCAGATGGTACGTATTCCCCAGACAAATCTGACATCCGAGAGCGTCCAATTGATCCGCGGTTATTCCCTTCATGGTCCCCTGGGTGCCGACCGGCATGAAAACCGGCGTGCTGACGACGCAGTGCGGCAACTTCAAGTCGCACGCTCTCGCTTTTGTCACCGGACACTCCGCCACGATGTGTAAAGTGAGAGGAGACGCGACAGCGATGGCTTTCTTGAAAGACATGCCCGTGCTTGGCGGAGTTTCCACACAAGCActggtggcggccatgttggtgtGATCCACGTGACAATGATGACGGGGGTGGAGTTGGAGTGGCGTACTGGTCGACCAATCAGAAATGAGAAGATTCCGTGGAGGATCATGGAGGTTTTGAGATATCCAATCAAAGTGTTTATAGAGAAATGGCAGCAAAATAAGCCAATAGAGATCCCACGTTGGCTGGAGATAGCGGGGCGGGGCTTAACGTGCCGGTGTGGATCGGATGTCGTCTCCACTGACCGGATAGCGTTCATGTAGAGCAAGTTTTGTTTTTCGAGTTTTCCGTACTCTTCGATTTATTTGAACGTTAAAGCTCATGTCCTCGGAAGAACGCGAAATACTGGCTGTATGGACGACATACTGGGAACAGtacattttaaacattgaagGGAAGTAAAATTCCAAGCTCTTTGAAGTAGACCTCAAACAGTATTCCGGTGAGCACCTTATCGCTAAAGGAGTCGAGCTAGTCGAAGCGGCTAACGTTAGCCTCCGCTTTTTTGCGCTGTTTGGAGGAGCTCCTCCGATTTCGCGAAGCCATGGGGAACCGGGGCATGGAAGACCTGATTCCCCTCATCAACAAGCTCCAGGACGCTTTCAGCTCCATCGGGCAAAGTTGCAATTTGGACCTTCCGCAGATTGCCGTGGTCGGAGGGCAGAGTGCCGGGAAAAGCTCCGTTTTGGAGAATTTTGTGGGCAGGTAAGCGAAACGAGCTAACTCCGATTATGCCatctcagttaaaaaaatatttgctcgTATTTAAACTATCTCATTgtgcgtttttttgtgtgtattcgaCGCTTAAACATTCCAAACAAGTGTCCTACAGCCTGTCGTAAACTAGTTTGGTAAAAGACTGCACTTTCAGCAACTTGAAAATATAAACTTTTATCATACACTTTATGTAATATTCCACTTGACCGCGCATGAATGTTGGTTCGGACGGAAAACGTCCGTATAAGCACAGATGTGTTCGGTGCACTCATGAGTGTTATGATAAATGTAATTAAATGCCACACCCACAccgttgacattttcaaatccgATCGTGTGATTTTTACTGAGTCGTAGCAGGATGGCTTGTTCTGTCTTGAGTCGAATCATATGTAAGCTCAATTTCCAATGTAGACTGTGCATTATTGCTGGATTTACTGCACTTGCCTTGGACAATAGCCCCATTTTCAACAATTATTGTCCAAAAGCGGAGACAACGGCTAGACATAACTTCCTTGTACATCTTCCTCTTTTGCAGCTTTTTGGGCAACTCCGAGGCCACAATTTCTGTCCATTCTCATTGCAATTTATCCTGTCCTCTCTATCCTCTTCCGCAAATAGGATCCGCCAGCAGAGAAAATACTAAACAAGCTCACTCTCGGCCTGCTTGTTGAGCAGGTTTTGGCAGCGCTTGTAGCCCAACCTGTGTCGGAGAATGAGACGAGAGGAAGAACAGTAATTGGCATTAGACAGACATTGGGTTCTGTTGTAACTTGCTCGCCGAGATAAATGCACATGcgggatatttatttattttttttgagagagagagagacataacACATCCATATCAGATATAATCCAAGACCGTCGTTGAGACCTCAGTTTCACTTGCCAACCTATGCAAATGTGCAGTGACCTTAACATTCTCATTGACCTTCCAATCATGGTGTGATGCAAGGGGAACAAACATGGAGTGCTTGGGGAGTTGCCCGAGAAATTCAATAAGAATGGGTGTGCTCTTGTGTGGTGACTCACAGTGGAGGGATCCAGAATACAATATGAATGtactgaattgaattgaatacaactttattgtcaaaaatCTCTTTTTCGCGAATGGATGCTACGGCTTCTTGTTGCGTTCAAGCTtatcttgtagcagacgtgcgcACATTGCagctttgatccactggtgaaaaggacactttgattcgctccccTTTCAtctcatgtgttgtcttgtattatttggtcattttttgttcatttttcttttgatggcggcgcggacacccgcagcggctcctcttgttttatcttgagagggaagaaatttcatctgtgctgtatgttgcacatacatacagcacTGATGTCAAGTGAAAAGGGGAGGGTAAAAGGTGGGAGTTCGACTTCAAAGAGTGCCACATGAATTATTGAAGTAGGGGaccaccaaaacatttttgttgcatCCTTCGATAATTGAGGATCTCGTAAAAAGAGCACGTCTGGTATTTCTCATTTCAGAGGTTTTGTGTCGTTACAATACAGTTCAGTACGTTACATTGGtcacatgatgtcaaaatgtgaagcgCATGTAAACACCGGCTCTAATTCAATCAGGACATTCAGTGGTTGATTCACGGGTCAAACACCTCTTGTAAATGTTGCCGTTTGGTTCCTCATTAGAGAACGGCAAAAAGCACTGAAACATTTCAGTTTGACTTTCAGTTCACCTGTAAAGTTTCGAATGCGTTTTAGGCTCGTTTCCCTAACCTGCTCTCATAGAACAGAGTGGACTCGACGCCAGCGGTTACACCGTCGATACATATTTTTCCGATTCTGATAAAGACCATCTGATATCCGcgttcctttttttctctcgcctACAATGTCTCACAAAGCAACATATCTGAATAGCAGGGAGGGGCGTGCTTTGTTTGCCGCTGTTGTCTCCCACCGGAGGCGTTTCTCATTTTAACCCAGTCGAGTCGGGTTCAATTGAGTTGGCCGGCCGGCCGTGCTGCCGTTGATGCGATTTGGGCCACGCATTCCCGGTGAGTGTGTCACAGGTGAGCGGAGCGCAAACGCATGCTGAGCCAGACACGAGCGAATCGAATCTTGTCTGCCTTGTGGATTTGCGAATGCTGCTTTCTATTAACAAGGAGCAGACGTCATCTTGTTTAGTTCATCAAGGCCCGAATGGACCCCGACCGAATGGACCCCGAcactttgaaatacattttccacTTTCCATCGCTTGCTAAACGTCAACACGAGCTTTTCTCGGACAATGATTCATTTAATGAGTTGCAAAGTACACTGGGCCACATGATGTCGAACGGTCAATTCTAGGAAGCCTTGTCCACCTCAGGTTTGTCTGGATTCCCGTAGAAAATAAAAACGGCGTGAAATCTGTGCTCGTCTATTTTTTACTGGACAGATTTTCTGCtgacgctgttttttttttgttttttacattttcatttatcaGCTGCTCTTTTGGAACAACTATTTGTTCGGTATATTGATCATCCAAATTACCTCATTCCTCCTTTTATGGATGGTGCCTTTGGTTTATGTCGTCTGCCATCTGTTGTGTGACAGTCCAATGTTTGTGGTCGTGTCCTCATGAGAGAGAAGGTATGCAAGAGAAGCAATGTTGGAACATCAAAATCAAATTTCCCTCGACGAGCTCATGCTATACACCTCTAATTAATTGTAGCATTCCAAACCATCATTGGGGAAACTTAAGTGCCTGAGGGGCCACATTAGATTTTTACAAGAGGGAAATGGGGCAAGTCGTTTGTAGAATTCATTAACCAACAAATAAATGCGTTGGATTAAACCAATGAGGACCAGTCCAGTGAGGACGATTCTGGTGACATGCATGTCGCACAGTGGAGGCAGGGCATCCTATCTCGACAACGCCAGCCATCCTGGTTGGGGGGCACGGCCTTTGTCGTATCGGCCGCGAATCAGCCTTATCTTCAATGTTGTGAATGAAATGCTGCCCGTGCCGTTGGAGTTCCATTATAAAGCCATTAGTCGACTCAACTATTGAGGCACTGTAACATTGTAACTGTCGGGCTTTGCAAAGATAATGAAGTATATTTTCTCCCAAGAGAGTACGATGCAGAGGAGCCGCCATCTTCTCTCCCTCATTTCTCTTCCTCCAGAGGGAGTCTCTTTGGCCGACTCTCCGCCTCAGCCATCCATAATGCATGAAACCGTACACAATCTGCTCCGCCTCGTCTATCATTTACAGCGCATCAATAATGGAATCTGGGCCTTTTGCCTCCCTTTCAATAGGCCTTCGCTATGAAAGCACTTCCCTTTGTGAAGACGACTTTGCCTGATGGGCTCTTTTATGGATGCGTTCTACCTCTGCTTGAATACACCTGTGGAACGTTTCAACAGTTTGATCCGCTCGCTCGCGGGGGGCAATGCTGTActgaaacaatacaatacatgctgatttatatagcgctttcacaacagcggcagctgtaacaaagcgcttaacaaaacggttaacataaagtaaaatagtcAACACAacccataacataaaacacggacagtcatgcagttctaaccacttttccatcacacgctttgttgtttgaagcagtttgagatgaaagaggagagaatcaaagtttcctttaaccagtggatcagagacgtcgtgctcaaaatgtgcacacgtcagctacaagctaagtttcaaaggcaacaagaagctgtgaaACACTCGTCATGAGGCGTTAAGGCCCCCCAAGCCCCTCCCGCCCTGTCGAGTTAGCGTCCGCTCTCGCGCCGGTTCACGATTTACACAATTCTATACCGTCTACTGCGCCCACCTCCCATGACACGGCACCGACTGCTTTGTGCCGACGTAAGATCCATCCAGAACCTTCCCCCGTTGTGCTCCGTCATAACCGCTGCCCTGTTATATAGACCACAGGACTTTTCTTCTCTTCCCGGCCCCTGGCGCTGACTCACTGCTTCCAGGGTGAGGTCAGCAAGCGCCGCCATGGTCCACCAGAGCGTGCCATCCCGCATACGGAAGGAATACATCCCAAAGTGGGAGTGGATTATTGCCCCCAGATATATAATGCTAAGAAGCGacagggttggggggtgggtgaGAAGATCCGAACAAGTGATGTTGGCCAGCCGCACGAACTGTAATCATCCAGCCTACAGATGTCCGCTCCCCTTAACACGTCATGTTGCACTGACAGCTTTTGTTCGTTTGTGTTGCCGTCATCGATTGTCGCTGAGAAGGCATTGCGGTGGCTGAAAGCGCTCGTATTGACACAGGGCGAGTTCACACAAAAGCTTCTTGAAGCCATTAGCCCCGCTTGTTCCTTCAACTTGAACAATGGCTACCGTTGTTCACTGTAAAGGGTTCGAAAGACTAATGGCGCTGTAAAAGATCAAAGACCACCGTATGACTATATACTGTGATATCTATTTTTAacaaaggaaaataaattgtTAAATACAAAAACACTGAATGAAGCCAACAAATTTCGAATATGACTTACGACaccaagccccccgccccaaaaaaatctatcaAGCAGTGTCTCGTTAAACAAACAAGGACACTAGTCAGTCCTCTAGTGTTATGACTCGCTTGTCGAGTTTGCTCGTAACCCAAAACACTCATATCTCAATGTGTTTAGAATATAAATGGCACTCCACAGTATTGcgctttattaaaaaaacatgcagtaatTCAAAAGAATGTGAAGAATGAAACGGTTTGTGCCTCATGAGTTCATGCTGAATTTCTCTTGTGTACACTTTGACCACAAGGGGGCAG
This region of Hippocampus zosterae strain Florida chromosome 17, ASM2543408v3, whole genome shotgun sequence genomic DNA includes:
- the qtrt1 gene encoding queuine tRNA-ribosyltransferase catalytic subunit 1, producing the protein MAATSACVETPPSTGMSFKKAIAVASPLTLHIVAECPVTKARACDLKLPHCVVSTPVFMPVGTQGTMKGITADQLDALGCQICLGNTYHLGMRPGPDLIEKANGLHGFMNWKNNLLTDSGGFQMVSLVELSEVTEEGVTFKSPYDGETILLSPEKSIAIQNSLGSDIMMQLDDVVSSTVTGPRVEEAMQRSIRWLDRCIAANSNPHKQNLFAIIQGGLSARLRKTCLDEMTKRNVPGFAIGGLSGGEEKDDFWRMVTLSTDHLPREKPRYLMGVGYAVDLVVCVALGCDMFDCVFPTRTARFGSALVPWGSLQVKHKQYAKDFKPIDPDCRCPTCKRHSRAYLHALFKSDTAAMHHITIHNIAYQLNLMRSVRQSIVQGRFPDFIRAFMRRMFPSREQYPSWAVDALASVNITLD